CACCGCCGTGCGCACCAGCGTGGCAAGGTCCGAGTTGACGCCTTCCAGCCCGATCTTGGCGAAGATCGCCGTCAGCGCGGCAAAGACGGCCGACAGCAACGCCCAATGAAACCAACCGGTGGAAGAGGCCATGTGTTGTTGTGCGCGATGAAGGTTTGAGCGGCATGCCAGCCCGCGGGGCCCGGCTCAGGTGCGCCGGCGCTCCATGGCCACCAGCGAGGGCACAAAGCCGAGCTGCCCGAAGAAGGCCGCCTCGGACGAGCGCCCGGCGCGCAGCACCCACGTGATGTCGGGATCGTTGCCGACGATGTGGCGCACCAGCGCGCGGCCGATGCCGCGGCGGCGATGGCTCGGCGTCACCGCGACCATCGACAGGTAGCCGTTGGAGATGTCGTCGCACAGGGCCCGCGCGAAACCCACGATCTCTCCGTCATCGACCGCCACCACCACCCGTTGCGAGTTGGCGATCAGCCGGGCAAAGCGTTCCGTGTTGGCAACGCGGTGCGCCCACCCGTTTGCCGCAAGGAGTTGTCTGGCCGCCTCGATCTCTTCTGGCAGCAGATTGCGGATTTCCATCGGGGCTCCCCATGCAAGCAGATACGGCAACTCGGCGCTGCCCTTCTAATGGGGGGCGTCACGAGGCGAGTGCGGCGCGGGGCCGCAAAAAGACTGCAGGCAGTGTAGCGAGCGCGCGAAGGCCCGTCAATTTGCGCCAAGCCATGTTGCTTCCGCTCTGTAGCGGGGTATCATGTTTCCCATGAATGCCTCGATCTTCTCTTCCGCCCATCCGGCCGATCAGCTGGCCGAGTTTTCCGACGCCGACGCGGCGCTGGCTCGCATCCGTGAAATCTACGATGCCTCGGTCGGCGCGATCCGCGCGCGCTTCGAC
The Cupriavidus basilensis DNA segment above includes these coding regions:
- a CDS encoding GNAT family N-acetyltransferase, which translates into the protein MEIRNLLPEEIEAARQLLAANGWAHRVANTERFARLIANSQRVVVAVDDGEIVGFARALCDDISNGYLSMVAVTPSHRRRGIGRALVRHIVGNDPDITWVLRAGRSSEAAFFGQLGFVPSLVAMERRRT